CCATCCACCGGGAACAAACCCATCAGGCTCACGGCCCAATAACTCCTTATCAATTTTGTCAAGAACAGGGTCTTCCCTGCCGAATTTCCTTGCAAAGGGGGCGTTGCTGCCGACCATACTCGAGAAATCACTGAGGGTGAGGAAGTGGGGATGCTGCTTTGGTGGGTTATCCCATGATATGAAATGGAGGTCGTGGTTGACTGTGGTGTTCCGAAACTCAGGAGCATTGCAGATGACTGTGTGGAAGTACCCTTCAGGGGAAGAGAGGAAGTTCGCATAGTACATGAGGACAGTTCGGGGGAGATTGTCCCATCCCCACAAGCAGAACTCAATGAACTGGTGAGAAAGCATCATCCATGCAGAGCCTGGAAAGTGGAACATATGAAACAATATAAGTAATCTGTTTTCATGTGCGCTGCAAATGCTACCAAAACTAGCTTCTGAGACAAACTAAGCATGACCAGTACATGTTGGTCCACGTGATGCGTACAAGTAAGCAATCGTACATTATTTATACTTCAAGAGGATGATAAAAGAAACCTTTTCTCGAATCAAATTATGTTGTGCCAACCCTATCAATGTTACAAAATTCTGGCCTCACCTTTGTAAGGAGGGAAAATAATAGTGGTTTTCTCTACCTTGGACATGAAATATGCAACGACACCTTGATCAGTTTTCAACATTATAATCAATATAAAATGGACTAAAAGTACAACCGACCATCAAACCATCCAGCATTCAATTGTTCCAGAGAAATCCATCAACATAATCCATAAGTAATCAGGCACAAGGACATAAATGTACTGCCTTGATGCATGCCCAAAGTGTTTTTGATACTATTAGTAATGCCTGCTAGTTTCAATCCAGTTCAAGAAATTCTGTGAAATGCCCTCCCAAGAGCAAAAGTTTAAAAATGTGAAAGGGCTTAAAGGCCGTTGGGATTTTAACAGTCAAGTATGAATTTTGTATTGTATCAAAAACATCAAAAGGTTTGACGTGTCTAAAGACCTAAAATTTTGAATGCTCAGGTAAAATCTCTTAAAAGTATATGTTTCAATCGTTGTATTTTATCTTTCAAATTGAGCCTTCAAACCACAACAATTCTCTTCCGTGCAATCAACTTGCCCACATTTCTTTCAGTCTATTAATTCTATAAGGTAGGTACCAATGAATAACAAGATCTCAACTGCTATTCAAAAGCTACCGGAGGTAGCTTTCAATGAAGAATTACCTACAACATTAGGCTAAAATCAATGGTCACAAGAACAAACTAAAGGATGAGAAGATGACCTAGAAAATTCAGCAGCCAGTATACATGACAAGAGAGGAACTACGAAATAGTAGGTAGGAGTAGGACAAAACATTTAAAAAACCTAATATGCTACTCTTCATTTTCTAATGTTAAAGGATTTATATCTGCATTAAAATGAGGCGTGATTACTTCTCAGACCATCAGTTCATTTTGTATGGTACGATTTGTTTCAATTGATTTCACAAATAGCATGATGTTACCTAGCATCATCAATCCTTAAGATATTGCCGCTTGGTAGCTTGAAATCTCCAGGAAGATGAACCCTAAGTAACTGACAGCAACAAAACACAATCTCAGTCTTTTCAAATTATCAATACTTAGCTTTTGACGTATGCTTTTTTTAAAAGACCAGAGCATTCAATCAGCAAATAACAAAGCTTTCTGTGCATGCGTATAAGAAGACATATTATTTCAACTACACCTTCTGCAATCTATAGCAGATATTTATAACTTCCTAGGCTCATGGTAGAACTTATTAAGAGACATGGCGCCACATCGATCCGGACCTAATACCAACCACCTCTTACCAATCATATAGTTTTTCTAACAACCGATAGTTGGCTTAGCAGATATCAATAAGTGCCAGTAGATTATCATATGCCAACCACTATTATTATAGGCATAATGATGGATGATACTTAAATAAATAGCACTTTTTGTTGACACCTTCAGATGGAAGCAAAAGCATCCAGCTGCAATGTCATAAATTTGAAATGCTGAAGTCATTACACAATAAGAATCATCTATTATTGTTTTCCACAAAATTCTTAGCAAATGAGGCCAAAAACACCAAGAAATAATTATGTACGCTACAAACAACCCACAATTATATGCCGACACGTTATGTACTCTTTAGTCCTGTGTAGCTCTTGAAGATGTATAACGTTCTCATATTAATTACGAAGAAGGCACAACGACAGTTCTCCGTTGATAAATATATTAGTACTtccaaaaaatctgaaaatgtTGCCATTCATAATTTTGCAAATGAAGATATAATCATATCAACGGATAAGAGCTGATACATCCTGCAGTTATTAAATCACTGCCCAACATatttctcacgccctcttttacTATGAAAATGTCttctaatagaaaataataaataaggaTCCGGAATTCCGAACTGTTGCCTACAAATTGTTAAGCAAAGATAGATTGCCGTCTTATCATTCAACTGAAGCTTCGCATATCTGAGAATTCTCATAGAGATTGAGATACCATCccagtaaatatatataagtcAGCTAGGAGAGCAAACAATTACCTGTGAAGAGCTTAAATGCAGTGGGCACACTCCTTTTCTCGGTAATCCAGAAGACATCCGACTTCTGCAAGCTATACAGACCGGGGTCTATGATCACAGGCTTTGCCCTCTGATATCTACAAAGAAATTACACAACTTTGTGAGGTCCTTATGTCAAAAAGAAGTACTCGTGTTGGAAGGAgagtaaaaatttaatttgctgcaggaaaaaaaaaaaaaaaacagagaagaaaaattaacaTACTCCTTCCATCCAATGTCACTTGTATGCTCAATAAAATTCAGGTGTCTCGGCAAGCTCGAGAGCACGTATAGCAGATCTGGCAGGAAATTAAAGGGTAACGTGAGCATCTTGTACATACACGCAAACTTAGTTAATTGATGAAAGATAGAACTCATGCGACAGCATCAGTTTCTAAGAAccaggaaagagagagagagagagagagagagagagagagagagaaggggggggggggaagcTGAGGCTATAAAGATTCAAACAAATTGATAGAAAATTGTCACAAGATATTGAGATGGGACCACCTCTAAGGCATTAAAATTTCACACAAATGCACATTTTTATGTCGAGCAAGTTGAGGAAGAGGGCACGGAATCCAAATAGGAAGGGAGAAATAGATATGGAACTAGCGACTAATTCAGAAACCCATTTAGGGCATGGAAAGACACCAGGTagcaaataataattaagattatAGCAGAAATGATATGATCTCAGGGAAAGCACTTCCCCAGATAGCAGCAACTGGGAACCGGtagggagaaaaaaataatgataatagtAAGAGGGAATACAATAATCAAGTCGGCTAGACGAATATGGATTATATTGGGCAGGTCCGGAGAAGGAAATCTATCCAATTCCAAATCCCAATTCAAATTCCCAAAATAGCGCAAGTGAAACTGGCGAATCGGGAAACCCTAGCGCGCTCATAAAAAAGGAAGGAAGGTAGGTGGGAGGAAGCGATCGCGATAAAAATGCTAGATCTGTACCGTCCTGCGTGACGAGCGGGTAATCGGAGGCGCTGAGGTTGATGAACCAGTCCCAGTCGCCGCCCTCCTTGAGGAGGATGGCGGCGGCGTGGAGCGTGTTGGCCACCATGGTGGGGCCCCGGTAGGTGACGAGGTTGGCGCGCGTCACGATCCGCACGTTCCCGAAGCGGGCGTAGGCGGGATCGGCGCGCACGGCGGCGGCGAGCTCGAGGCGCTCCGGCGCGGGCGCCTCCAGGTCGAGGTGGAGGACGTAGCGGTTGGCCGGGTGGTAGAGGGCCCGGAGCGTGCGCCTGAGGCTGACGCCGTCGCCGGCGGAGCCGGAGATGAGGTAGGCGAGGCGGGgcacggcggaggagggggccGGCGGCGAGGGGAGGAGGCGGAGCTTGGGCTCGACGAAGAGGGGGTCGTCCCCGGCGAGGGAGCGGAtgggggagaaggagaggaggaggacgcgggaggaggagaagagggagatCGAGATGAGCAGGGACGAGAAGAGCACCAGCGCCAGCAACGGCACCACCCACTtgcgctgctgctgctgcagctgcgtcgtcgtcgtcgtcgtcgtcgtcggcggcggcggcggcggcggcttcgTGATCTCCATGATGGAGATTGGGGAGGGGTGGGGGGGATTACGGGGGAGAACAAACAGGAGACGGGGCGGTTATCTTCACCACCGGGAATCGCCTCGGGATCCGCAGTCGCTACTACTaatactgctgctgctgctgctgctgctgctgctattcCGCCGCTCGCCCCGACCCGGCTCTACTGCTGCTGCGACGGGCCCCTCGCATCGCAGCTCCCCATGCGCCTCCTCCCTTTTGTCCTCACGGGTCGAGCGACGGTGAGTGCGGAATCTGTACTCTGCAGAGCCAAAGTCCAATGGTCAGCGCACCGCCTCTGAATGAAAGAAGCGGAGGAATATTATGAGGTATTACGCGTCATCATTCAGTGGGGAACGCTGTGGTTACCGGTATGGCCGGAATAGTAATAATACATAATAATacaatacaatatatatatactagtactAATTAAGGCCTTATAAATTCccgaatataaaattaataatgtgGCAttaatctatctatctatctatctatctatcgtcGAGAAACCACCCTCTTCGCTACGGAAGGGGTTGTAGAGGATCCGATTCTTGAGTCGGTGTGAAAGGACGATGTTGGCGGCTAGCCGCGAACTGGGCAAAAGGCTGGGAGCTAATTATTAAACATCTGATAACTTTGTGATGAGTGGCACCGCACAAACAAGTAAATTAAGATTGCTACAGCATAATCATATAAAAAAGAGTTTAAGATTATGCATGTATATTGACATTGTAACGGGGTCACGGGCGCAGCACGACTCTTGTCATGTAACAGAGGTCAACCGAGTGGGGTGGACCATCTCATTACACCGTCGCATGCACCCACAGTCTAAAAGTCACACCAGAGATGCATTATTATGcgtcttgcttttttttttttttttttttttttttttttttttaaggacaTAATTAAGTAAGAGGATTTAAAGattattattacaatatttaatttctaatgcAAAgcttttgttaaaatatttaatttctcTTGCATGTCatctatttaaatattttttactacCTAAACTTTACTTGACTTtagtaaatttattttgaaaattattgaaaattaaaattcttctAAAGATTCTTTTATATATGCAGAAATATTGACGTTGTCGTCACGACCACAGACACTTGAAGCTGGAGTGTGTGCCCTCGAGTTGCCGATTCTGCTGGCTGCTCGAAGAACTAGCtatcttaaattaaattatcttCTTCGCTTAATTAATTCTCTATTCTCAATGAAGCATTTGAAAGAAACAGAAGAAATAATCCAtcatatgtacatgtatatatatagagtgaggctactatgctatcggaagcaggagccttccatgcttccagctcgtttggatgttgcgactttcgaatcgtcgatcggctccgttaacttgatctagagtatttgaagtacctagaaaataaattttatgattttatgatatcatttgcctagtgaacgaaggggctcaatcaacgactgaaataaaaatcttacaaatgtaataatatgacattaatattttaaatcaaagatattgatcttgtttatatagtataaagattttctattaaaatttcacgtgatttgaatatttctacaccgttaaacttgcaaacggcacactacggccattgaatttgttgattttgaacctattcgatactaggtaaatgatatcgaaaataaataaaatttattttctaggtactcaaatactctagatcaagtttaacggagccgatcgacggttcgaaagtcgcaacatcgaaaacgagctggaagcatggaaggctccgtgcttccgatagcatagtagc
This DNA window, taken from Ananas comosus cultivar F153 linkage group 5, ASM154086v1, whole genome shotgun sequence, encodes the following:
- the LOC109710453 gene encoding beta-glucuronosyltransferase GlcAT14A-like, producing MEITKPPPPPPPTTTTTTTTQLQQQQRKWVVPLLALVLFSSLLISISLFSSSRVLLLSFSPIRSLAGDDPLFVEPKLRLLPSPPAPSSAVPRLAYLISGSAGDGVSLRRTLRALYHPANRYVLHLDLEAPAPERLELAAAVRADPAYARFGNVRIVTRANLVTYRGPTMVANTLHAAAILLKEGGDWDWFINLSASDYPLVTQDDLLYVLSSLPRHLNFIEHTSDIGWKEYQRAKPVIIDPGLYSLQKSDVFWITEKRSVPTAFKLFTGSAWMMLSHQFIEFCLWGWDNLPRTVLMYYANFLSSPEGYFHTVICNAPEFRNTTVNHDLHFISWDNPPKQHPHFLTLSDFSSMVGSNAPFARKFGREDPVLDKIDKELLGREPDGFVPGGWSDLLKMNNSDGRYTVKAASELRPGEGAERLKRLITGLLSEEGFDNKHCI